A stretch of DNA from Paramisgurnus dabryanus chromosome 19, PD_genome_1.1, whole genome shotgun sequence:
GGCTTCTTCATGGATGTTAATGCGCAGGTGTCATTTGTATGTGATCAGTTAGCCCAAGACCCAAAACTGAAGGAAGGCTATAACGCAATGGGCTTTTCCCAGGGGTCACAGTTTTTGTGAGTAATAATTTAGTGTACATCATATCCTATCATTGTACCTTTCTGTTTTGTAACGGGTTAATATTTCATAAGGCGAGCTGTTGCACAGCGCTGCCCATATCCACCAATGAAGAACCTCATCTCTGTCGGTGGGCAGCATCAAGGTAATATGAGTCTCTCTATTTAGTGTATAATTTGTTTTTCACAGAACTAAGATTACTTAAGTTTATTAAGTTGTTATAATGGGGTTGTAACATTTGTCACAACCTTTTACTGCATATAATACTCATTGTCATGGCCAACCAAACatggttttgtttgtttgacatCTTTACTGTATTTTAACTCTTGTTTGCTGTTCCTCTTTTTTGCTTTCACAGGGGTATATGGTCTTCCACGATGCCCTGGTGAGAGTTCTCATATCTGTGACTGGATTCGCAAGGAACTCAACTCGGGCGCATACACAGATTTAGTTCAGAAACAGTGCGTGCCTGGACATTCTTAACAATCTACTTCATAAGTTAAGTTGAAGTGGTGCAAGGCAAGCTACCAGTCAATAacattaaatgtatcatttcaTTTTAGCTTGGTGCAGGCACAATACTGGCATGATCCCCTTAATGATGACTTGTATAAAAAATACAGCCTATTCCTTGCCGACATTAACCAGGAGCGGGTAAGTAAATGGAGATCTTATTGGAaaagcattattattatttttttgctaaattaatatgaattctTTCAGGTGGTGAATGAGACCTACAAGAAGAATCTGATGTCTCTAAATAAGTTTGTCATGGTTAAGTTCCTGCAGGACACTATGGTAGATCCTGTGGATTCTGaggtataatgtgttatatcaGTAgtgtttattacattttttctttATAACTTATAATAAAATTGCACATTTGCTAACAAAATTTCTTTGTTAGTGGTTTGGCTTCTATAAACTTGGTCAAGCTCAAGAGATGGAAACACTACAGGAAAGTCCCATATATAAAGAGGTAAAGTTATTCTTGTTACAATGATGCAACCAGGAAATCTGCACAAAGTTTAGCAGGTTTTCTTGCCATGTCCTTTATAATCATAAAGTCTCTTCACCTTCCCTGTTCTTTTATTGGATATTCTGGCTAATATGACTATGCCTTCATAGTCCACTCATTTTCATCAAAGTACTTTTAAGGAAGTTGCATCACTCCCCCACCATATTTGCAACATCTCCAGATCTTGTTAGAACAAGACAAACAAGACCTGTTGattctgtgtatgcacaaagtCCCTCTCTGAGAGGATTCCGATTGGCTCTTTTAACTGGGAGGCGGGATTAGATCGGCCATTCTGACTGTTGCGATCTCCCCCATTCATATCAATACCAGTGACGCatctttttaatatgaaatatttttgttttcatttaaacttttgttaacgctttacaataaggttgtatttggtaaagggacagttcacgcaaaaatgaaaaatatgtcattatttatttactcCCCCTTAAGTTTTTTTTGAAtctgcatacatttctttgttctgctgagcacaaatgaagatataaaaaaatgtagccaagCAGAtctggagcaccattgacttccatagtaggaaaaaataatactatgaaagtcagtAGCCTCTTTTACACAGTAATTccggtaaattaccatgaatttaccagaatgaactTACCAGTAATAAACGAAAATGTactgttcacacacacacactttggtgaagaaatgtggatgttaacttcaggtgtgctcaaCTTTTAAACAGCgtgtgtgtggaaacgtccgtaaacagTGCGGGGGTAAACGTCATATATATCAAAATGTtatgattggcccgaagctgtCAGCACGACGTCGTCCGTTCCAAATGCCGGTAACCTatattttttgttcacacatagcgcttactggtaaattactggtaatcttacaaactctcttactggtaaattgacAGCACGAAAGGTTttgttcacacatgacctgttagcggcaatttaccagtaaattaccagtaaagcctatgtgtgaaagggactattggTCCCCTGgatctgtttagttataaacaaaaaaaagtttggaacaacttgagggtgagtaaggGGTTGTCTACagcaaaacttttacgcccgcggccggcgcatgttttcaattgtttccaatggaagctcggcgtttttcaaataagccagcagctagcgggttttttccgtgctgaaaaccggcgctctgcagtttttccgcgctcggcgctgagagtctagagttgaaagagattcaactttgggagaaaagctccgctcgtcaatgtcagttctcacacggccgcccaatcacagtggaggaggggcaggacattaccacagcaaccaaccggctcgcagctgaagtatcacagctaccgaagcgctcagctgaagaaagctggcactcagctgaaaaacagctggcattcggcgtcctcaaggcgttttcagccgcgtttaaaagttttggtgtgtccagcccctaaggggttgtgtaccgcaaaacttttacgcccgcggccggcgcatgttttcaattgtttctaatggaagctctgcgtttttcaaataagccagcagctagcagttttcttccgcgctgaaaaccggcgcccagtggtttttccgcgctcagcactaaggggttgtgtacaccaaaacttttacacccgcggccggcgcatgttttcaattgtttccaatggaagctcggcggttttcaaataagccagcagctagcggttttttccgcgctgaaaaccggcgctcggcggttttcaCGCGCTCGGTGCTGAGAGTTTAGAGTTGAAAGATATTCTACtctgggagaaaagctccgctcgtcaatgtcagttctcacacggccgcccaatcacagtggaggaggggcaggacattaccacagcaaccaaccggctcgcagctgaagtatcacagctaccgaagcgctcagctgaagaaagctggcactcagctgaaaaacagctggcattcggcgtcctcaaggcgttttcagccgcgtttaaaagttttggtgtgtccagcccctaaggggttgtgtaccgcaaaacttttacgcccgcggccggcgcatgttttcaattgtttctaatggaagctctgcgtttttcaaataagccagcagctagcagttttcttccgcgctgaaaaccggcgcccagtggtttttccgcgctcagcactaaggggttgtgtacaccaaaacttttacacccgcggccggcgcatgttttcaattgtttccaatggaagctcggcggttttcaaataagccagcagctagcggttttttccgcgctgaaaaccggcgctcggcggttttcaCGCGCTCGGTGCTGAGAGTTTAGAGTTGAAAGATATTCTACtctgggagaaaagctccgctcgtcaatgtcagttctcacacggccgcccaatcacagtggaggaggggcgggacattaccacagcaaccaaccggctcgcaggtgaagtatcacagctatcaaagcgctcagctgaagaaagctggcactcagctgaaaaacagctggcattcggcgtcctcaaggcgttttcagccgcgtttaaaagttttggtgtgtccagcccctgagagttgaaaaattttcaactttggatgaaaagctccgctcgtcaatgtcagttctcacacggccgtccaatcacagtggaggtgGGAC
This window harbors:
- the ppt1 gene encoding palmitoyl-protein thioesterase 1, whose protein sequence is MSCDRWTRKLPQEVHSANMGMSTESRLIFVSGCLLLLFGSSWASNDTTPLVIWHGMGDSCCNPLSMGAIKKMVEKEVPGIYVLSLMIGSSVLQDTENGFFMDVNAQVSFVCDQLAQDPKLKEGYNAMGFSQGSQFLRAVAQRCPYPPMKNLISVGGQHQGVYGLPRCPGESSHICDWIRKELNSGAYTDLVQKHLVQAQYWHDPLNDDLYKKYSLFLADINQERVVNETYKKNLMSLNKFVMVKFLQDTMVDPVDSEWFGFYKLGQAQEMETLQESPIYKEDRLGLAVMDKAGKLVFLSTNGDHLQFTNEWFNQNLLPYLR